From a region of the Verrucomicrobiota bacterium genome:
- the ptsP gene encoding phosphoenolpyruvate--protein phosphotransferase — MPEPAHKGEKIFRGIPVSAGVCQGKILVLGKSHATVTQRQLADSELPEELNRLERALSQTRQEILEVQHKVSTEMKAEDGGIFDAHLLVLEDRTLLDEVIRMIQEQKVNVEHAFHTVAERYATTLAAVQDDYLRERATDMRDVTERVLNNLLGRTERIDLKHLKEPCIIISHNLTPSTTAQLDKQKVLGFATDIGGKTSHTAIMARSMRIPAVAGLKQASQDLETGEYALLDGYNGVVIINPTEQSLFEYGKLIRKQVTLEEHLRDTLDKPAVTLDGHRVILSANVEQASDTEAVRKNGAEGVGLFRTEYLFINRETAPTEEEQYQSYRQVAAALKPHPTVIRTLDLGGDKFLSVSEAPTETNPFLGWRSIRLCLQERDVFRNQLRAILRASVEGNVKLMYPMISGLEELNQANSLVEEYKAELRKENIPFDDALEIGAMIETPSAAMVADSLAKRLKFFSIGTNDLIQYTIAVDRQNEKIAHLFEPTHPAIIRLIKMTVEAAHKNNIWVGVCGEMAGDPVLVPLLLGLGVDELSATPPLVPQVKFIIRRLKMDEARALAEFALKCESATEILAHSQELARRIAPSLFEK, encoded by the coding sequence ATGCCAGAGCCTGCACACAAGGGAGAAAAGATATTCCGGGGCATCCCCGTTTCGGCGGGCGTCTGCCAGGGGAAAATCCTTGTGCTCGGCAAATCCCACGCCACGGTGACGCAACGCCAACTGGCCGACTCGGAATTGCCAGAGGAATTGAACCGTCTTGAACGGGCGCTCTCCCAAACGCGGCAGGAAATTCTGGAAGTGCAGCACAAGGTCAGCACCGAGATGAAAGCGGAGGACGGTGGTATCTTTGACGCACATCTGCTGGTGCTGGAAGACCGTACGCTCCTGGACGAAGTCATCCGGATGATTCAGGAGCAGAAGGTCAACGTCGAACATGCCTTTCATACAGTGGCGGAGCGTTACGCCACTACGCTCGCCGCAGTTCAAGATGATTATCTGCGGGAACGCGCGACCGACATGCGCGATGTCACTGAGCGTGTGCTGAATAATCTGCTGGGGCGGACGGAGCGCATCGACCTGAAGCATCTCAAGGAGCCGTGCATCATTATCAGCCACAATCTTACGCCGTCCACCACGGCGCAGTTGGACAAGCAAAAAGTCCTGGGCTTCGCCACCGACATTGGCGGGAAGACCTCGCACACCGCCATCATGGCCCGTTCCATGCGCATTCCGGCCGTCGCCGGTTTGAAACAGGCCAGCCAGGACCTGGAAACCGGCGAGTACGCGTTGCTCGACGGCTACAACGGCGTCGTCATCATCAACCCCACCGAGCAATCCCTCTTCGAGTATGGCAAACTCATCCGCAAGCAGGTCACTTTGGAAGAACACCTGCGCGACACGTTGGACAAACCGGCGGTGACGCTCGACGGTCACCGCGTCATCCTCTCCGCCAACGTGGAACAGGCGTCCGATACGGAAGCCGTCCGGAAAAACGGGGCGGAAGGCGTCGGGTTGTTTCGCACGGAATATCTTTTTATCAACCGTGAAACCGCGCCGACCGAGGAGGAACAATATCAATCCTACCGCCAGGTGGCCGCGGCACTGAAACCGCACCCGACCGTCATTCGCACGCTCGACCTGGGCGGCGACAAATTTCTTTCCGTGTCCGAAGCGCCGACGGAGACGAACCCCTTTCTCGGCTGGCGCTCGATTCGTTTATGTCTGCAGGAACGGGACGTTTTCCGCAACCAACTGCGCGCCATCCTCCGCGCCAGTGTCGAAGGCAACGTCAAGTTGATGTATCCGATGATCTCCGGGCTGGAGGAATTGAACCAAGCCAACTCCCTCGTCGAGGAATACAAGGCTGAGTTGCGCAAAGAGAATATCCCGTTCGACGACGCGCTGGAAATTGGCGCGATGATTGAGACGCCGTCCGCCGCGATGGTGGCGGACTCGCTGGCCAAACGCCTGAAGTTTTTCAGCATCGGCACGAATGATTTGATTCAATACACGATCGCGGTTGATCGGCAGAATGAAAAAATCGCCCATCTCTTCGAGCCGACGCATCCGGCGATCATCCGGCTCATCAAGATGACGGTCGAAGCCGCGCACAAGAACAATATCTGGGTGGGCGTCTGCGGCGAGATGGCGGGCGACCCGGTGCTGGTGCCCTTGTTGCTCGGCCTGGGGGTGGATGAATTGAGCGCCACGCCGCCGCTGGTGCCGCAGGTCAAGTTCATCATCCGCCGTTTGAAGATGGATGAAGCGCGCGCGCTGGCGGAGTTCGCCTTGAAATGCGAATCCGCCACGGAAATCCTGGCGCATTCGCAGGAGTTGGCCCGCCGCATTGCGCCCAGCTTGTTTGAAAAATGA
- a CDS encoding nucleotidyltransferase family protein: MKLIILAAGYATRLYPLTLTQPKPLLPVAGKPMVDHVLDNLAPIGGIDRVYVVTNAKFAGHFQKWADSYRTAKLNFTIVNDGSTDDTNRLGAIGDLNLVLTREQVDDDIIVVAGDNLFSERLDGFGRLCREKNAPVLGVYDVGSLEQARKYGVVNLDGDGKISSFVEKPPQPTSTLIGIALYFYPRATLPLIKQYLAEGNNPDQPGRLVQWLYPRQPVYTWAVPGLWYDIGSKETLEEANLIFAGKGR; this comes from the coding sequence ATGAAACTCATCATTCTCGCCGCCGGTTATGCCACGCGGCTCTATCCGCTGACACTTACGCAGCCCAAACCACTGCTGCCGGTCGCCGGCAAACCGATGGTCGATCACGTGCTCGACAACCTGGCGCCGATCGGCGGGATTGATCGCGTGTACGTCGTCACCAACGCAAAATTCGCCGGTCATTTCCAAAAGTGGGCCGACAGTTATCGTACCGCTAAACTTAATTTCACCATCGTCAATGACGGCTCGACCGATGACACCAACCGGCTCGGTGCCATCGGAGATTTGAATCTCGTCCTCACCCGCGAGCAGGTGGACGACGACATCATCGTCGTGGCCGGGGACAATCTATTCAGCGAACGGCTGGACGGCTTCGGCAGATTGTGTCGCGAGAAAAACGCGCCGGTGCTCGGCGTCTATGATGTCGGCAGTCTGGAACAGGCCAGGAAATACGGTGTCGTCAATCTGGATGGCGATGGGAAGATCAGTTCGTTTGTGGAAAAACCGCCGCAGCCGACCAGCACGCTTATTGGCATCGCACTTTATTTTTATCCACGAGCGACGCTGCCGCTCATCAAGCAATACCTCGCGGAAGGGAACAATCCCGATCAACCGGGGCGTCTCGTGCAATGGCTTTATCCGCGCCAACCGGTTTACACCTGGGCCGTGCCCGGCTTATGGTACGACATCGGCTCGAAAGAGACGCTGGAAGAAGCAAACCTGATTTTTGCGGGCAAAGGACGTTGA
- a CDS encoding carbohydrate kinase family protein: MKNKTSSARSGILCGGNWIIDQVKLIDVYPQPEQLANIRGQSQGTGGAPYNVLIDLARFESSFPLFAAGLVGKDALGQFILEDCRRHKIDTRHLGITTKAPTSYTDVMTEQGGGRRTFFHARGANALWRGDDLDFKKIKARIFHLGYLLLLDALDEPDATFGTKAARLLASAQAAGMKTSVDVVSEDSDRFARIVFPALKHVDYCILNEIEAGKTAGFRIRQPDGRLDTVALRHAAGALLQQGVRELVVVHFPEGGFARTRKGDDVWQSSLKLPEKYIGGTAGAGDAFCAGVLLGLHEDWDLARCLLTGVCAAAASLSDPTCTAGVKSLSAALALAKKYGFRPKLERGE, encoded by the coding sequence ATGAAAAACAAAACTTCCAGCGCGCGGTCGGGCATTCTGTGTGGCGGCAACTGGATCATTGATCAGGTCAAGCTGATCGACGTTTACCCACAGCCGGAACAGCTCGCCAACATCCGTGGCCAATCACAAGGCACCGGCGGCGCACCCTACAATGTGTTGATCGACCTGGCGCGGTTCGAGTCGTCGTTTCCGCTCTTTGCCGCCGGCCTGGTGGGCAAGGACGCCCTCGGCCAGTTCATCCTTGAGGATTGCCGCCGGCATAAAATCGACACCCGCCATCTCGGCATCACAACCAAGGCGCCCACCTCGTACACCGACGTGATGACCGAGCAAGGCGGCGGGCGACGGACATTTTTTCACGCCCGCGGCGCCAACGCCCTTTGGCGCGGTGACGATTTGGATTTCAAAAAAATCAAGGCGCGGATTTTTCATCTGGGTTATCTGCTGTTGCTCGACGCGCTCGACGAACCGGATGCCACCTTCGGCACCAAAGCCGCGCGCCTGCTGGCCTCGGCGCAGGCCGCCGGAATGAAAACCAGCGTCGATGTCGTCAGCGAAGACAGCGACCGCTTCGCCCGAATCGTCTTCCCGGCGCTCAAGCACGTGGACTATTGCATCCTGAACGAAATCGAAGCGGGCAAAACCGCCGGCTTCAGAATTCGTCAACCGGATGGGCGACTGGATACCGTCGCGCTGCGTCATGCCGCCGGGGCATTGTTGCAACAGGGTGTGCGCGAACTCGTCGTCGTACATTTTCCCGAAGGTGGTTTTGCCCGGACGCGCAAAGGGGATGATGTCTGGCAATCGTCGTTGAAGCTGCCGGAGAAATACATCGGTGGTACCGCGGGCGCCGGAGACGCCTTTTGCGCCGGCGTGCTGCTGGGTTTGCATGAAGACTGGGACCTGGCGCGCTGCCTGTTGACTGGCGTTTGCGCCGCGGCGGCTTCGTTGTCCGACCCAACCTGCACGGCGGGTGTCAAATCATTGAGCGCCGCTCTCGCGCTCGCCAAAAAGTACGGCTTTCGACCAAAACTCGAACGGGGAGAGTGA